The following proteins are encoded in a genomic region of Oryctolagus cuniculus chromosome 6, mOryCun1.1, whole genome shotgun sequence:
- the LOC138849982 gene encoding large ribosomal subunit protein eL21-like: MTNTKGKRRGTRYMFSRPFRKHGVVPLATYMCIYKKGDIVDIKGMGTAQKGMPHKCYHGKTGRVYNVTQHAVGIVVNKQVKGKILAKRINVRIEHIKHSKSRDSFLKRVKENDQKKKEAKEKGTWVQLKRQPAPPREAHFVRTNGKEPELLEPIPYEFMA, translated from the coding sequence ATGAcaaacacaaagggaaagaggCGAGGTACCCGGTACATGTTCTCCAGGCCTTTCAGAAAACATGGAGTTGTTCCTTTGGCCACATACATGTGCATTTACAAGAAAGGTGACATTGTGGACATCAAGGGAATGGGTACTGCTCAAAAAGGAATGCCCCATAAGTGTTACCATGGAAAAACTGGAAGAGTCTACAATGTTACCCAGCATGCTGTTGGCATTGTTGTCAACAAACAAGTGAAGGGCAAGATTCTTGCCAAGAGAATAAATGTGCGTATTGAACACATTAAGCACTCTAAGAGCCGAGATAGCTTCTTGAAACGtgtgaaggaaaatgatcagaagaagaaggaagccaaagagaagggtacctgggttcaactaaagcgtcagcctgctccacccagagaagcccactttgtcagaaccaatggaaaggagccTGAGTTGCTGGAACCCATTCCTTATGAATTCATGGCATGA